A region of the Stieleria neptunia genome:
GTTGCGAAGTGTCGGGTGGCGATCGGATCGTCAGAACTGGCAGATTCGGCAAAGCCGTCGACCGCATCGATCGGAGGCTGGCCGGAACCCAAGCTTACGTCACGCAATGTCACCCTGCCCCCAATCCGCTCGCCCCTCTTTCGCGCCATCCACATTTTGCCATCAGAGGTTATGCTATGAATTCCATTCTTGCGTCTCCTCAGTCAGCGATTACCACGATGCCCCGAAGCCGCCTCGGCCCGCTCGCGATCGAATCGAAACTTGGCGACCATCCGTCGACCAGTGCGGTGTGGCGTGCGATCCATGTGCAGCTGAAGAAATCGATCGCTGTCAAGATTTTTTCGGCACCCTTTGGCGGCACGCCGGAAGCGAGGCGTGCGCTGGCCGACGAGTGGGAGCAATTGAAGACGCTTTCGCATCCCGGCATCGCAAAATGTTTTGGCGGCGGGTTTGAGGAAACCGACGCTTATCTGGCGTATGAGTTGGTCGACGGCGAAACGCTCTCCAGCCAGATCGAGCGGACGGGACGACTGTCGTGGGAAAACGTCTTGGAAATCGCCCAGGGCATCGCCGATGCGTTGGAATACCTGCACGGCCAGGGCGTGGTCCACGGCGCGATTTGTCCTGACAAGGTCATCGTTGCCGGCTTCGCACCGGTGTTGCTGGATCTCCGCACGGATCGGTTCGGATCACCGTTTCGCACGCCTCGTCCGCCTTCGATCGATCAAGTGGCCCGACAGCCACCCGAAGTCGTCGCGACCGTCGTCAGCAACTCGGTGCCGCCGCTACAACCCTCCGCCGACCTGTACGCCTTGGGCGTGTTGCTGTACCAGGCGATCACGGGACGCCTGCCGATCAGCGGCGAGACGATGCAAGAGGTCCGCGAGAACGTGCAGCACGAGCAACCGCCGACACCGGCATCGATCGTGTTGCAGTGTCCGATTTGGTTCGACAAGCTGATCATGCGATTGCTGGAAAAAGATCCGGCCAACCGACCGCCCAGCGCGACCGCCGTCAAAATGGCGTTGGTGGAAGTCCGCAAACGATCTCTCTCACGCACCAGTGTTGCCGAACACACCAGCAGCGGATTTAGCCCGTTGCAGGTCACCAACCAAAGAGACAAAGACGAAGCCCGCACGTTGCTGGGACGTGGCGTCATCGATCTGAATGCCATCGAGGAAGAAGACGAAGTCCCCGACAACACGGTTTGGCACGACCAGCCCTGGTTCTTGCTGGGCGGCCTGGTTTTGTTGTTGATGCTGTTGGCCTACGTCGCCTGGCCCGCCAGTGAACAGTCCCTCCGCGATCGCGCCGAACGTCTGATCGCGATGGACACGCGCAAGGCGTTGGCCGAAGCGGAAGACGAACCGCTCCGCGAACTGCTGGTGCGTTTTCCCGACGGCCCGAACGCCGAGTGGGCCCAACAACAAGTCGACGTGATCAACGTCAAACAGTTCTTGCACCAGTTGTCGGTCAAAATCAAAAACAACCTGCCGATCAAAAACCAAGGCGAACTGTTGCACAAGCAGGCGCAAGAGTTTTCCGCCAACGGCGATTTCGCCAAAGCGATCGACAAGTACCGGAGCATGGTGACGGTTTTGGGAGACGATCCGGAATACGAAACCGCCGTCAATGCGGCGCGGTTTCAAATCGCGATCCTGGAAGAAAAATCTGCCGTCGAAAGCGATGCGGCAAAGATCGTTCAGGCACGACTGGACGAAGCCGATCAATTGCTCAGTGAAAACCAAGTCGTCGAGGCGCGCAAGATCTGGTACAGCCTGGTTGAACTGTACGGCGACAACTCCGACCTGAAGCCGTTGATCGACATCGCACAACAGCGACTCATGGAAAACAAATGAGTTCTTCCGCGAAGCTGCCTCCGGCATCAAATCGCGGTGCCAGCTTGCCAAGAGATGCGAAGAGGTCTACTAAGGACCGTCGGAAGAATAAGTGGGATAGGCTTCCAGCCTGTCATGGCGAAAACGACAGGCTGGAAGCCTATCCCACAATCAATCCCCGCCACTTATTCTTCCGACGGTCCTAACCGTGTGGAGTGGTCAAAAAATGGTGGTGACTGATGGTCGCTTTGCTGGGGAAAAGGGAACCAAGGCAATCGTATTGCGCCCGTCCCCATTGATTTTTCGCGATCCTTAAGAATCAATCGCTTTGTGGATCCGCTGGACGTATGATTGGCGAACATCACCCATTCCATCAATGGTCAGTGCGGCCCGCGGTATCGCAGTTCGATCAGCAAGCTTTGTCACCGCTGCTTTCTTGCCCCAAAAGTACTCGCAGCACTGGCTCCCGGACTCCATGATCACAAGGTGGAATCGCTCCTTGATGCCTAGCTTTCTGGCAACGCGATGCAGCTCTTTTTCGACCGGGGCTACATCGTAACAGTCTCCGGTATTGCCGACCTTGAATTTGCAGGGCTCACCATTGCAGACCATCGAGATATTCCAGCCGCTGTACTCGTCGTCCTCGTTCACGGGAGCGATATCGATCGAGTCGGCGTACAACTGACCGTTCGTCGCGCTGCAAAATGTCTTGATCAGAAAATCGTAGGCGGGAGGGATCTGTCCGGACTCGCCATCGAACGCGCACAAACGATTGCAGATGTGCATCATTGTGAAGACGGAGGATGGGCCTGGGGTCAGCCGATGTTTCCCCTGGGCCCTCTCAATCAGCTCGTCGGGATCCATTTCCGCGAAGCCCAACTTGCAAATCAGGGACGACGCGTCTTGCACCGTGAACTCTTCCGCCAGCCACACCAAGACTTGCAGGCCTTCCAGCGACACGGAACTCAGATGTTTAACGAGCAATTCCCTGCCACGCGGCCCACATTCATTCCACAAAAGCAGGACGCTCTCTCGTCCAAGTCGCTTGTGGTAAGGTTGATCGTTCGAAAGAAACTCTGCGGCGATCGCGTTGATGGTCTCCGGTTCGTCTTCGGATAGAGTGCCGATTAATTTCTTCGCGAAGACGTTGAAGCAATTCTTCGATGCGAATAAGAGGTTCAAATCACGTTTTGGATCGAGACGTACAATTGCTTCAGCCGCACGGGATGCGGCGCGATCTTCTGCGATCGACGGCTGCGCAGTCGCGACAATGGATCGGAGGATTTCGAGGTGATCCTCGTCCGCGAACTGGGGGTAATTTGTGGCACGCGACGAATTCAGAAACTCACGAAATTCCGATTCTGAGAAGGTTGTAAAAATCTGATTCAAGACTGGCCGTATGACTTCGGAATTCGAGTTGGCATCCTCACCGTCATCATGCAGTTCTGAAATCTCACGAAACCAGGATTGAAGCTCTCGATGATCGAGCGACGTCAATAGCTCGTTGAGGATTCCCAGTCGCTGATTCTTGTCCGACAACACCTTGATGACTTCCAGAGAAATCTCATTTGCCTGGTCAGGATCAATTCCATCGCGCGCCTTCAGAAGGCTTGGCACCAACTGCTGAAGCTTCTTTGCAGATGCAATACTCGCAAGCAATTTCAACAAGTGTGGTCGCTGCCGAACCAGCGATTGAAGCGATTCGACCCATGGCTCCGGCAAATCAGGCACGTCCCGAAGCTCGAAGCCTTCCAAGAGGACCAAGCATGCATACCGTTGATGGTGTGGTCCATCGCGAAGCAATTGATTGATTCGCTCAACCGCGGATTCATTTCCGAGTCGCGCGTGATAGTACACCAGGGCCGTTTGCACGAGTTCTCGCGTCGTCGTGTTCTGCCATAACTCAGACTCAAACGGTCGTCGATCTGGAAGAATATCTCGCTCAAGAAACGCCGTCACCATGTCATCGTGTGCCTTGAGCCCCTGCTCGAGTTCTGGCTTCGTCTCGTCGTAGCTGAACTCCGAAACACTTTCGATCAATTGCCCGACACCGGTTTTGATCGCGATTCTAAGTCGGAGGCCTGCAAAGTAGTCCGCCGGATCGAAATTCTCAGCAGACTCTGCAACCTCGGATTCAATCTCAGCTTGATCGTACTGATAGAGTTTCATGCGATTATGGCGTTTGACTCGAATGACGGACTTGGCCCAGGAATTCTTAGGGTTCAGGGCACCGCACTCAACGCTAAGTGCAGAGAGTTCTGCAAGTCTATTTGATTTGTCGCTTGCGGTGAACCAAGCTTCGGTCCATCGGGCGATCAAACCGGGAGCATCCGTGCTGCAAGTGCCTTGTCATGCTTTGAAAATAGATGACTTCTTCCGCGAAGCTGCGCCCTGCATTAACAAGATATCAACACTCTTCTGATACGCTCTGCCCCTGTCTAAGGAATCGGTTGTTCATCGACTCCGCAAGGAGCAGAGGCGTTATCGGCATGAGTGGGACCTCACCGCTTTCAGTACGGACATTGCTTGTCAGTGATGTCCACTTGGGATGCAAACACGCACGCACGGAAGAATGCCTGGCGTTTCTCCAGCGTTATCGCCCGGAAAAATTGTTCCTGGTCGGCGACTTCTTTGACGCTTGGAAAATCAATTCGGGTTGGCACTGGACCGAACCCTGCGACGCCATCATCCGCCATTTGGTGGATTTGGTTCAGCAAGGGACGCAGCTGCACTACACCCCCGGCAACCACGATTCATTCCTGCGTGAAGCGTCCTTTCGCAGCGTCATGCCGGCCGGATTTCCCGATGTCCGCATCGCCGACGAATTCATCTTGGAAACGCTCCACGGATGGCGATTTCTGGTCACACACGGCGACCTGTTTGATTTTTTCGAAACCCGGGCGCAGTGGATTTCCAAAGGAAGTTCCAGCTTTTACGACGCCTGCCTCAGCTTCAACCGCTGGGTCAAGAATCGATTTCTGCACCACGACCGCAACCCGTACGGTGCGTGCGCGGTGATCAAGGGCCGCGTCAAACGCGGGGTGAAATTCATCAGCCGTTACGAAAACAAGATCATGCACCACGCTCATCAACAAGACTGCGACGGCGTGATCTGTGGACACATCCATACGCCGGTGATGAAACGGTCCGATTCGGTGCTGTACTGCAATACCGGTGACTGGGTCGAGAACTGCACCGGCCTGGTCGAACGCCACAACGGCAACCTGGAACTCGTCAGCCGCTACGGCGATTCCCAAGTGATGCAACTCGGGCAACGACAGTCGGCCCCGGTCGCCAGAGCGGTGTTTCAACCGGAGCCGCTCACCAACGAATCTGTTTTTGACGACACGGCAGCGAACCCCGATCGCGAATGTGTCGTTTCCTCCATCGACTGAATCGTCGCCCAACACACACCCTTGCCAACGGAAACCACCGGAATGATCACGGAATGGATTGGAAAACGCTGCTTCAACGCAGTGCATCAGCGAAACCTCGTTTACAACACCTGCTGGGAAGATCCGCGGCTTGATCGTCGCGCGCTCGACCTCGGCGCCGAGGACACGGTACTGGTCATCACGTCGGCGGGCTGCAACGCGCTCGATTACGCGTTACAGGCCCCCAGGGCGGTGCACGCGGTCGACATGAACGCGATGCAAAACGCGCTGTTGGAACTGAAAATGGCCGCCATCCGGACGTTGGAGTACGAAGATTTCTTTGAGATTTTCGGCAAGGGCCTGCACCCGAACTGGCACTCGATCTACCACGATCGTGTGCGTCCGGCGCTGCGTGGTTCCGATCGCGCGATTTGGGATCGACGACTCGACTTCTTTGACGGGTCGGCACGACGCAAGAGTTTTTATTTTCGGGGAACGTCGGGCTTCTTTGCCTGGATGATCAACGGTTATCTCAACCGGCCGCAGGGGCTGCGCGAATCCGTTCAAGAAATCCTTTCGGCCGAAACGGTCCAGGAGCAAGCCGAGATCTACGACGCACGCGGCGTCTCGGAGCAGTTGTTCTCCAAACCGATGCGATGGGTGCTGCGTCGCGACACGACGTTGGCGATGCTGGGTGTCCCGCGAAGTCAGCGGATGCAGATCGACCGCGGCTATCCCGGCGGCATCGGGCGTTTTATCCAAGATCGAATCGAGACGGTGTTCAAGAAGATCCCGCTGAAGGACAACTACTTTTGGCGTGTCTATCTGACCGGCAGCTACACGCCGTCTTGTTGCCCGGAGTATCTGACGCCTGAGGGGTTCGCTCAACTCCGCAGCGGATTGGTGGACCGCGTGACGACCCACAACAACACGGTGGAATCGTTTCTGCGCGTCCATGACGCCCCCGTCTCGCGATTCGTCTTGCTGGACCACATG
Encoded here:
- a CDS encoding DUF3419 family protein, translating into MITEWIGKRCFNAVHQRNLVYNTCWEDPRLDRRALDLGAEDTVLVITSAGCNALDYALQAPRAVHAVDMNAMQNALLELKMAAIRTLEYEDFFEIFGKGLHPNWHSIYHDRVRPALRGSDRAIWDRRLDFFDGSARRKSFYFRGTSGFFAWMINGYLNRPQGLRESVQEILSAETVQEQAEIYDARGVSEQLFSKPMRWVLRRDTTLAMLGVPRSQRMQIDRGYPGGIGRFIQDRIETVFKKIPLKDNYFWRVYLTGSYTPSCCPEYLTPEGFAQLRSGLVDRVTTHNNTVESFLRVHDAPVSRFVLLDHMDWLYERHPDLLAAEWQSIIDRSAQHTRILWRSAALDVDFVDPVTVQANGAHVQLGELLRYQKELAAQLHVTDRVHTYGSFYIADLNGVAA
- a CDS encoding UDP-2,3-diacylglucosamine diphosphatase produces the protein MSGTSPLSVRTLLVSDVHLGCKHARTEECLAFLQRYRPEKLFLVGDFFDAWKINSGWHWTEPCDAIIRHLVDLVQQGTQLHYTPGNHDSFLREASFRSVMPAGFPDVRIADEFILETLHGWRFLVTHGDLFDFFETRAQWISKGSSSFYDACLSFNRWVKNRFLHHDRNPYGACAVIKGRVKRGVKFISRYENKIMHHAHQQDCDGVICGHIHTPVMKRSDSVLYCNTGDWVENCTGLVERHNGNLELVSRYGDSQVMQLGQRQSAPVARAVFQPEPLTNESVFDDTAANPDRECVVSSID
- a CDS encoding serine/threonine protein kinase; translated protein: MPRSRLGPLAIESKLGDHPSTSAVWRAIHVQLKKSIAVKIFSAPFGGTPEARRALADEWEQLKTLSHPGIAKCFGGGFEETDAYLAYELVDGETLSSQIERTGRLSWENVLEIAQGIADALEYLHGQGVVHGAICPDKVIVAGFAPVLLDLRTDRFGSPFRTPRPPSIDQVARQPPEVVATVVSNSVPPLQPSADLYALGVLLYQAITGRLPISGETMQEVRENVQHEQPPTPASIVLQCPIWFDKLIMRLLEKDPANRPPSATAVKMALVEVRKRSLSRTSVAEHTSSGFSPLQVTNQRDKDEARTLLGRGVIDLNAIEEEDEVPDNTVWHDQPWFLLGGLVLLLMLLAYVAWPASEQSLRDRAERLIAMDTRKALAEAEDEPLRELLVRFPDGPNAEWAQQQVDVINVKQFLHQLSVKIKNNLPIKNQGELLHKQAQEFSANGDFAKAIDKYRSMVTVLGDDPEYETAVNAARFQIAILEEKSAVESDAAKIVQARLDEADQLLSENQVVEARKIWYSLVELYGDNSDLKPLIDIAQQRLMENK